A genomic window from Triticum urartu cultivar G1812 chromosome 7, Tu2.1, whole genome shotgun sequence includes:
- the LOC125525823 gene encoding uncharacterized protein LOC125525823: protein MVFDLFSIMGAYAAGSSQTLSTQMYVIILVILVHIVLFVDARVPDGSAQQQDDNAEAKHLQKRHKFLMLLAVLATSSTYQAGISPPGGFWTNNRDGHQAGHPLFSDAFPRRYKAFIYFNSTAFIASLVLVVLLVSRRLCHRGLQGYTLRACVLLDLISLMGAFVAGSCRTVSASVYVILISAVVFACIMIQVLLLKFAKDVAIDFFDWMFHITAFKRLNLPKNCDGSIKGNKKTSQKWREDLMLIGASAVSFSYQAGILPPGVLWPGDRDGHFTCDLAIYDTHPMQYKVFFYCNATVFMASTVVVILLLNTTMRKYKRYALAMKTAMMMGMLGLLGAYAAGSCRT, encoded by the coding sequence ATGGTTTTTGACCTCTTCAGTATAATGGGGGCATATGCTGCTGGGAGCAGCCAGACTTTATCCACACAAATGTATGTGATAATCTTAGTCATCCTTGTTCATATTGTACTATTTGTGGACGCAAGAGTTCCTGATGGATCAGCTCAGCAGCAAGATGATAACGCTGAAGCAAAACATTTGCAGAAGCGGCACAAGTTTCTAATGCTGCTTGCAGTTCTGGCAACATCCAGCACATATCAAGCCGGCATAAGCCCACCAGGTGGCTTCTGGACTAACAACAGAGATGGCCACCAGGCAGGTCACCCATTGTTCAGCGATGCGTTTCCACGCCGTTACAAGGCTTTCATCTACTTCAATTCCACTGCTTTCATCGCATCATTGGTTTTAGTTGTGTTGCTTGTTAGCAGAAGGCTGTGTCACAGGGGACTGCAGGGATACACACTGCGTGCATGTGTGCTACTAGATCTGATCAGTCTTATGGGTGCTTTTGTCGCTGGAAGCTGCAGAACAGTGTCGGCATCGGTTTATGTCATCCTGATCTCGGCTGTTGTTTTTGCCTGTATCATGATTCAGGTTCTACTACTGAAATTTGCAAAAGATGTGGCAATTGACTTCTTTGACTGGATGTTTCACATCACTGCTTTCAAGCGTCTGAATTTACCCAAGAATTGTGATGGAAGCATCAAAGGGAACAAGAAAACTAGCCAAAAATGGCGTGAAGATTTGATGCTGATTGGAGCTTCCGCAGTGTCTTTTTCTTACCAAGCTGGGATCCTTCCTCCAGGTGTCCTCTGGCCTGGTGACCGCGATGGCCATTTCACATGTGATCTAGCCATCTATGATACACATCCGATGCAGTATAAGGTATTCTTCTACTGCAATGCCACAGTGTTCATGGCATCGACGGTCGTAGTTATCCTGCTGCTGAACACCACAATGAGGAAGTACAAGAGATATGCCCTTGCCATGAAAACAGCAATGATGATGGGCATGCTTGGTCTGCTCGGGGCGTATGCTGCAGGCAGTTGCAGGACTTGA